The Trypanosoma brucei brucei TREU927 chromosome 2, complete sequence genome has a window encoding:
- a CDS encoding branched-chain amino acid aminotransferase, putative, whose product MTFLAKKIFVQRVANPPPLPSLQGVMFGTLFSPHMLVIDADGNGKWGKPRIVPFENLSLPPQTACLHYAIQCFEGMKAYRDSHGNIRLFRPDRNCRRLLDSTRRLCLPGFDPDELQKLIEEFVKVERDYVPSERGYSLYLRPTVIGTGSKLSAVAGSAAKLFVIASPVGPYYPSGMKPVRLHVEEERRRAWPGGVGNVKLGANYAAPMLVQQEASELGFQQVLWLGAGEEVQEVGAMNFMCLWRPSANSNEVELVTAPLDGTILPGVTRDSILSLVRQWGEARVSERSFTIHELTAALREKRVLECFGCGTAAIVSPVEALSYKGELLNVPCPAPGASLTHRVLKAITDIQYGDVEHEWSRIVGTTS is encoded by the coding sequence ATGACTTTCCTCGCcaaaaaaatttttgttCAACGCGTGGCAAATCCACCGCCACTTCCTTCACTGCAGGGAGTTATGTTTGGTACTCTTTTCAGCCCACATATGTTGGTAATTGATGCAGATGGGAATGGGAAATGGGGCAAACCACGTATTGTTCCCTTTGAGAACCTTTCATTGCCGCCGCAGACTGCTTGCTTACATTATGCCATTCAATGCTTCGAGGGCATGAAGGCGTATCGCGACAGTCACGGCAATATCCGACTCTTCCGCCCGGATCGTAACTGTCGACGGCTACTGGACAGCACACGACGCTTATGTCTCCCTGGATTTGACCCTGACGAACTGCAAAAGTTAATTGAGGAGTTTGTGAAAGTGGAACGTGATTACGTCCCAAGTGAGCGTGGTTACTCTCTATACTTGAGACCCACTGTAATTGGGACTGGAAGCAAACTCTCCGCAGTGGCAGGTTCTGCAGCGAAGTTATTCGTGATTGCTTCACCTGTTGGACCATATTATCCCTCTGGGATGAAACCTGTGAGACTTcatgtggaggaggagcggcgCCGTGCCTGGCCTGGTGGGGTCGGCAACGTGAAGCTTGGCGCGAACTACGCTGCGCCTATGCTGGTGCAGCAGGAAGCGTCTGAGCTTGGCTTTCAGCAAGTGTTATGGCTGGGCGCTGGAGAAGAAGTGCAAGAAGTGGGAGCAATGAATTTCATGTGTCTTTGGCGTCCTTCTGCAAATTCAAATGAAGTGGAACTTGTAACTGCGCCGTTGGATGGCACGATCCTCCCCGGTGTGACGCGAGATTCCATTTTGTCGCTGGTGCGGCAGTGGGGTGAGGCACGTGTATCTGAACGCTCCTTTACCATTCACGAGCTCACTGCTGCGCTACGGGAGAAACGTGTGCTTGAGTGCTTTGGCTGTGGGACGGCTGCTATTGTGTCCCCTGTGGAAGCACTGTCATATAAGGGAGAGTTGCTTAATGTTCCATGCCCGGCTCCAGGGGCTTCGCTCACACATCGGGTTCTAAAGGCGATTACAGATATTCAATATGGTGATGTGGAACATGAGTGGTCACGCATTGTTGGTACCACTTCTTAA
- a CDS encoding FtsJ cell division protein, putative (similar to Putative rRNA methyltransferase SPB1 (EC 2.1.1.-) (Swiss-Prot:P25582) [Saccharomyces cerevisiae]), with the protein MGTKSKKKAKTRLDAYYRLAKDQGFRARSAFKLVQLNRKYDFLSKCRVLVDLCAAPGSWCQVAAKHMPVGSKIVGVDLVPIAPIRGVKTFVGDITEEKTKKIIMTYLKREPVDCVIHDGAPNVGGVWSRDLFEQNSLVLHAAKLASKLLRPGGWFVTKVFRSQDFHKLMWVMKQLFDKVEATKPLASRMESAEIFVTCAGYKAPKQLDPAMFNPQKVFSDVEEEKILTPSGALVVPRSNVPAGYEEFATVQQHVASFSEFMSSSDPKAFLRSHHELRFTTPEEKAFLKSKHSKKELVYLCGDLQQVGDADLRRLVRWREQLLREQARELKQRAASDANAGDIAEEDEEEEKDDDKFDFDSAEGVAKIARELLELRKKQSKEMKKKQKKIVDRKLKQIKGLINYDPNTSAEHMTDADGFTHDADGVEGSDVGEEDSSEDGEDDEGFTVGKLAAVDEADVANILDKHWEEPDERLNDPLNPVMNANLNLEKDWDVGSDEKEGGDDEQYDGSGRLVRSIQLVEGEEDGVDVDNYGNYIPAKRSARVALYEEGLSKPGAEEDESEGEDEGEDDATRHKRERHQTTLDAAGKQSKWLRHHVNIEKVLRDTFPMPRSDSGNRRKKSKRLEEDRVEMSAPGPLRDDTAGSSTSTRKKMRFDARVDDDDDDMNSVSDLSDGRFSDDRSDLEVNVGRVDSRRKRAIVPDIGKLTTQELVRQQRKQTLKENAEKRRQRGNSGNSKDTEFEEVPVALTDPEVRARTLAIATKMLDPRGRREILDASINRYTFNDDEDLPDWFLKDEQRNCRVVLPVTAEEVEAQRARFREMNARPGKKVMEAVQRKRRRAQRMLRGLIERGKVDPRTREKANNLSVRKLMRSQAVKGNGGRRKNGPLDRKKMGELRRDKQRAKRRK; encoded by the coding sequence ATGGGTACCAAATCTAAAAAGAAGGCTAAGACCCGCCTTGACGCGTATTACCGCCTCGCCAAGGATCAGGGTTTCCGTGCGCGTTCCGCCTTCAAACTTGTGCAACTGAACCGCAAGTATGATTTCCTTTCAAAATGTCGCGTACTCGTTGATCTCTGCGCGGCTCCGGGTAGCTGGTGCCAAGTAGCAGCAAAACATATGCCCGTTGGTTCAAAGATAGTCGGTGTGGATTTAGTACCCATTGCACCCATTCGAGGCGTGAAGACATTTGTGGGCGATATTACTGAggaaaaaacgaagaaaattataATGACTTATCTCAAACGTGAGCCAGTGGACTGCGTTATTCACGATGGTGCCCCCAatgttggtggtgtgtggTCGCGAGATCTGTTTGAACAGAACTCGCTTGTTCTACACGCCGCGAAGTTGGCTAGCAAACTGTTACGGCCAGGTGGTTGGTTCGTCACAAAGGTGTTTCGGTCACAAGATTTCCATAAGCTCATGTGGGTGATGAAACAGTTGTTTGATAAGGTGGAGGCCACAAAGCCACTGGCCTCACGTATGGAGTCTGCTGAGATTTTCGTGACTTGTGCGGGTTACAAGGCCCCCAAGCAATTGGACCCTGCGATGTTTAATCCGCAGAAGGTATTTTCtgatgtggaggaggaaaaaatactCACCCCATCCGGGGCTCTTGTGGTGCCCAGGTCTAATGTGCCTGCAGGGTACGAGGAGTTTGCTACGGTGCAACAACACGTGGCGTCCTTTTCAGAGTTTATGAGTAGCAGTGATCCAAAGGCATTCCTTCGTTCCCACCACGAGCTGCGTTTTACCACCCCGGAGGAGAAGGCCTTTTTAAAGTCTAAACACTCCAAAAAGGAGTTGGTGTACCTCTGTGGGGACTTACAGCAGGTTGGGGATGCGGATTTGCGACGACTTGTACGCTGGCGTGAACAACTGCTGCGGGAGCAGGCCCGGGAACTTAAGCAACGCGCCGCGAGTGATGCGAACGCCGGGGACATCGCGGAGgaagacgaagaagaagagaaggacgACGATAAATTTGATTTTGACAGTGCGGAGGGCGTTGCAAAGATAGCGAGGGAGCTTCTTGAGTTACGCAAGAAGCAGTccaaggaaatgaagaagaagcagaaaaagattGTTGACAGAAAACTCAAACAGATCAAAGGTCTCATCAACTATGATCCAAATACCAGCGCAGAGCACATGACAGATGCGGATGGTTTTACGCACGATGCAGATGGAGTTGAGGGAAGTGATGTTGGTGAAGAAGACTCTAGCGAGGATGGCGAAGACGATGAGGGATTCACTGTTGGAAAGCTGGCTGCCGTCGATGAGGCAGACGTTGCTAACATACTCGACAAGCACTGGGAAGAGCCGGATGAGCGACTTAATGATCCACTCAATCCTGTTATGAACGCCAATCTTAACTTGGAGAAGGACTGGGACGTGGGAAGCgatgagaaggaaggtggcGACGATGAGCAGTATGACGGCAGTGGCCGACTCGTCCGCTCCATACAGCttgttgagggtgaggaagatGGTGTGGATGTTGACAACTACGGCAACTACATCCCCGCTAAACGTTCGGCCCGCGTTGCATTGTACGAAGAGGGCCTTAGCAAGCCTGGTGCTGAGGAAGATGAAAGTGAAGGGGAAGACGAAGGTGAAGATGATGCCACACGTCACAAGAGGGAAAGGCACCAAACTACTCTTGATGCTGCAGGTAAGCAGAGTAAGTGGTTGCGTCACCACGTCAACATCGAGAAGGTTCTCCGGGATACATTTCCCATGCCACGAAGTGATAGTGGCAACAGACGCAAGAAAAGTAAACGTCTTGAGGAGGACCGAGTGGAAATGAGCGCGCCAGGCCCCCTTCGGGATGATACCGCCGGTAGTAGCACATCCACCAGAAAGAAGATGCGCTTTGATGCCCGTGtggatgatgacgatgatgacatGAACAGTGTTTCTGACCTCTCTGATGGTCGCTTTAGTGACGACCGGAGCGATCTTGAGGTGAATGTTGGTCGTGTAGATTCACGTCGCAAGCGTGCCATTGTACCAGACATTGGCAAGCTAACCACGCAAGAGCTCGTACGGCAGCAGCGAAAACAGACACTAAAGGAGAATGCTGAGAAGCGCCGTCAGAGGGGCAACAGTGGCAACAGCAAAGACACCGAGTTTGAGGAGGTTCCCGTCGCTCTTACAGACCCGGAGGTACGTGCCCGCACTCTTGCTATCGCCACAAAGATGCTTGACCCGCGTGGCCGTCGTGAAATTCTTGATGCATCTATCAACCGCTACACCTTCAACGATGATGAAGATCTTCCAGATTGGTTTTTGAAAGATGAGCAGCGCAACTGCCGCGTTGTACTACCTGTCACGGCGGAGGAGGTTGAGGCACAGCGTGCTCGCTTCCGCGAAATGAACGCGCGTCCGGGT
- a CDS encoding hypothetical protein, conserved (similar to SP:Q17297: Unc-119 protein. {Caenorhabditis briggsae}) yields MAATTEVTPEHVLQLTAPSTGFLCPITANTYNIEFYSFVVRDADTKQVMFEVERDASTYPSVASLAQLPEEQQQAARTIFYRFPPSMLRKQRVSATLLFGVNGDKPVPDLRMIERHYFRNTLVKTFDFKFGFCIPHSRNTWEAVYDVPQFNAEWLEAIEKGTNEMTSDSFYFADGRLIMHNRAFYDYSAPEEEFTK; encoded by the coding sequence ATGGCTGCGACGACCGAGGTCACTCCCGAACATGTGCTGCAGCTGACGGCACCGAGCACTGGGTTCCTTTGCCCAATCACAGCTAACACGTACAATATTGAGTTTTATTCCTTCGTTGTTCGCGACGCGGACACCAAACAAGTTATGTTTGAAGTAGAGCGAGATGCCAGCACATATCCCTCTGTGGCATCCCTCGCTCAACTCCCAGAAGAGCAACAACAGGCGGCACGGACCATATTTTACCGCTTCCCGCCATCAATGCTCCGAAAGCAGCGCGTGTCTGCCACCCTTTTATTTGGCGTCAACGGCGATAAACCGGTGCCGGATCTTCGTATGATTGAACGACATTACTTCCGCAACACCCTCGTAAAGACATTTGATTTTAAATTTGGCTTCTGCATCCCACACTCCCGCAATACATGGGAGGCGGTGTATGATGTGCCGCAATTCAATGCAGAATGGCTCGAGGCAATAGAGAAGGGCACCAATGAGATGACGAGCGACAGTTTTTACTTCGCTGATGGGCGACTCATTATGCACAACAGGGCATTTTATGACTACAGTGCACCAGAGGAGGAATTCACTAAATAA
- a CDS encoding branched-chain amino acid aminotransferase, putative, with protein sequence MTFLAKDLTVQRVANPPPLPSLQGVMFGTLFSPHMLVIDADGNGKWGKPRIVPFENLSLPPQTACLHYAIQCFEGMKAYRDSHGNIRLFRPDRNCRRLLDSTRRLCLPGFDPDELQKLIEEFVKVERDYVPSERGYSLYLRPTVIGTGSTLSAVAGSAAKLFVIASPVGPYYPSGMKPVRLHVEEERRRAWPGGVGNVKLGANYAAPMLVQREASELGFQQVLWLGAGEEVQEVGAMNFMCLWRPSANSNEVELVTAPLDGTILPGVTRDSILSLVRQWGEARVSERSFTIHELTAALREKRVLECFGCGTAAIVSPVEALSYKGELLNVPCPAPGASLTHRVLKAITDIQYGDVEHEWSRIVGTTS encoded by the coding sequence ATGACTTTCCTCGCCAAGGACCTCACTGTTCAACGCGTGGCAAATCCACCGCCACTTCCTTCACTGCAGGGAGTTATGTTTGGTACTCTTTTCAGCCCACATATGTTGGTAATTGATGCAGATGGGAATGGGAAATGGGGCAAACCACGTATTGTTCCCTTTGAGAACCTTTCATTGCCGCCGCAGACTGCTTGCTTACATTATGCCATTCAATGCTTCGAGGGCATGAAGGCGTATCGCGACAGTCACGGCAATATCCGACTCTTCCGCCCGGATCGTAACTGTCGACGGCTACTGGACAGCACACGACGCTTATGTCTCCCTGGATTTGACCCTGACGAACTGCAAAAGTTAATTGAGGAGTTTGTGAAAGTGGAACGTGATTACGTCCCAAGTGAGCGTGGTTACTCTCTATACTTGAGACCCACTGTAATTGGGACTGGAAGCACACTCTCCGCAGTGGCAGGTTCTGCAGCGAAGTTATTCGTGATTGCTTCACCTGTTGGACCATATTATCCCTCTGGGATGAAACCTGTGAGACTTcatgtggaggaggagcggcgCCGTGCCTGGCCTGGTGGGGTCGGCAACGTGAAGCTTGGCGCGAACTACGCTGCGCCTATGCTGGTGCAGCGGGAAGCGTCTGAGCTTGGCTTTCAGCAAGTGTTATGGCTGGGCGCTGGAGAAGAAGTGCAAGAAGTGGGAGCAATGAATTTCATGTGTCTTTGGCGTCCTTCTGCAAATTCAAATGAAGTGGAACTTGTAACTGCGCCGTTGGATGGCACGATCCTCCCCGGTGTGACGCGAGATTCCATTTTGTCGCTGGTGCGGCAGTGGGGTGAGGCACGTGTATCTGAACGCTCCTTTACCATTCACGAGCTCACTGCTGCGCTACGGGAGAAACGTGTGCTTGAGTGCTTTGGCTGTGGGACGGCTGCTATTGTGTCCCCTGTGGAAGCACTGTCATATAAGGGAGAGTTGCTTAATGTTCCATGCCCGGCTCCAGGGGCTTCGCTCACACATCGGGTTCTAAAGGCGATTACAGATATTCAATATGGTGATGTGGAACATGAGTGGTCACGCATTGTTGGTACCACTTCTTAA